The Centroberyx gerrardi isolate f3 chromosome 7, fCenGer3.hap1.cur.20231027, whole genome shotgun sequence genome contains a region encoding:
- the ints1 gene encoding integrator complex subunit 1 isoform X1, with the protein MNRPKPTTLRRPSAAKPSGHPPPGDFIALGSKSQGGESKAPAVLLKPASTGLPADRKRETSSTLPSSSGLSSLTKRPKLSSTPPVSALGRLADVAAVDKRAISPSIKEPSVVPIEVPPAVLLDEIEAAESEGNDDRIEGLLCGAVKQLKMNRAKPDITLYLSLMFLAKIKPNVFATEGIIEALCSLLRRDASINFKAKGNSLVSVLACNLLMAAYEEDENWPEIFVKVYIEDSLGERIWVDSSHCKNFVDNIQTAFGTKMPPKSMLLQADTGRSGGDLSAGSSPHPSTPDEDDSQTELLIAEEKLSPEDDGQVMPRYEELAESVEDYVLDVLRDQLNRRQPMDNVSRNLLRLLTATCGYKEARLMAVQRLEMWLQNPKLTRPAQDLLMSLCMNCNTHGADDMEVISNLIKIRLKPKVLLNHYMLCVRELLNAHRDNLGTMVKLVIFNELSNARNPNNMQVLHTVLQHSPEQAPKFLAMVFQDLLTNKDDYLRASRALLREIIKQTKHEINFQSFCLGLMQERKEATYVDMEFKERFVIQVTDLLTVSMMLGITAQVKEAGIAWDKGEKKNLEGLRSFQNQIAAIQRDAVWWLHTVVPTISKVGAKDYVHCLHKVLFTEQPETYYKWDNWPPESDRNFFLRLCSEVPLLEDTLMRILVIGLSRDLPLGPADAMELADHLVKRAAGVQSDDLDVLRVERIQLIDAVLNLCTYHHPENIQLPAGYQPPNLAISTLYWKAWLLLLVVAAFNPQKIGLAAWDGYPTLKMLMEMVMTNNYSYPPCTIADEDTKTEMINRELQISQREKQEILAFESHLAAASTKQTITESNSLLLSQLTSLDPQGPPRRPPPAVQEQVKTLNQSLRLGHLLCRSRNPDFLLNIIQRQASSQSMPWLADLVQSSEGSLDVLPVQCLCEFLLHDAADDSLPIEDEDEGESKEQKAKKRQRQQKQRQLLGRLQDLLLGPKADEQTTCEVLDYFLRRLSSSQVASRVLAMKGLSLVLSEGGLKDGEERDQPMEEDSADAELLPGYQWLLQDLPKLPLFDSVRGMTSTALQQAIHMETDPQTISAYLIYLSQHAPVEEQAAHNDLALDVARLIVERSTIMNNLFSKHSCRPESDAVLSAFLTIFSSYIRRMRKTKEGEDLYSWSESQDQVFLRWTTGETATMHILVVHAMVILLTLGPPKGESDFYSLLDIWFPDKKPLPTAFLVDTSEEALLLPDWLKLRMIRSEVSRLVDAALQDLEPQQLLLFVQSFGIPVSSMSKLLQYLDQAVSHDPQTLEQNIMDKHYMAHLVEVQHERGATGGHTFHTLLSSSLPPHRDSSEVSKSKVTVETPHSSVKMRAANQIPVIGPEDDLTGMMLQIFPLKVDARWHGPPPNQLSLALQQALAKELIRAKQGHIQQGGLAIRLLQAIAALLTSAHAGPIVMAMHRNHALSCPLMRQLHLYQRLVSQDLAFSSLFLKVIVEMLTWLENPPVEAGPLKTLLKSFAGQYSHKHRLSDVRTGFLHLAEALAYRRDTEVPVRAVIAMLKAGERCNAEAELIGKVLQGLMEVKSPYLEELLSLLMTIGTQNGTAGPVAMVISLLLQESEERAVKKEVDSNNSSEVTRTGLSSGLLVDWLEHLDPEVTSVCPDLQQKLLFALNKGRGSPAYRPYLLALLTHQSNWTTLLQCISALLSKRRDQRLDPSSALDFLWACSHIPRIWQGRDQKIPQKKTEKFVLRLNPEELISLVDLILSESELNGRDSPLDKSTLDQASCSLIQSRLPLLHSCCNGDLENIKKLSEYLINCTKKWEDSAMSKRCQNLLLQIYLHFPEVIQHVTLPDTTFSSGGAADGSSCKLDVLVHRLVTLLADTGDSKSAESRMSDANLACRKLAVSHPVLLLRHLPMIAGLLHGRIHLNLREFRQQNHLTFFTNALAILELLQPLVFHSDHQRALQDCLLSFMKVLQNFQRSRSPLVFINKFLQFTQKYITHDAAAAIPYLQKHSDILQALCSENPDLVQLKSLLAGLTLPVKSSSAEITAEDRDDDSSAGSLPLVNISASVSLTAADMTLYLKKMSRGEAVEDVLEVLTEVDEKSRRSPEIIQYFINDLQRLMASSEELCRNMAFSLALRCIQNNPCLATDFLPTFMYCMGSGNFDVVQTALRNLPEYVLLCQEHADILLHKAFLVGIYGQIDTSSMISESMKVLHMEATT; encoded by the exons ATCAAAAAGTCAAGGTGGAGAGTCCAAAGCACCAGCGGTCCTCCTGAAGCCAGCATCCACAGGGTTACCTGCTGACCGTAAGAGAGAGACTTCCTCCACTCTGCCCTCCTCATCGGGTCTGTCAAGCCTAACCAAGCGTCCCAAACTGTCCTCCACCCCTCCAGTGAGCGCCCTGGGACGACTCGCTGATGTTGCAGCTGTGGACAAGAGGGCAATATCGCCCTCCATTAAGGAGCCATCAGTGGTACCTATTGAAG TTCCACCAGCAGTGCTGCTGGATGAGATTGAGGCTGCAGAGTCTGAAGGAAATGATGATCGCATTGAGGGACTGCTGTGTGGAGCAGTCAAACAGCTCAAGATGAACCGGGCCAAGCCTGACATCACACTGTACCTCAGTCTCATGTTCCTGGCCAAAATCAAGCCCAATGTATTTGCCACTGAAGGAATTATTGAG GCCTTGTGCAGCCTCCTGCGTCGGGATGCTTCTATCAACTTCAAAGCAAAGGGCAACAGCCTCGTTTCTGTACTTGCTTGCAATCTGCTGATGGCCGCCTACGAGGAGGACGAGAACTGGCCTGAGATCTTTGTCAAA GTGTACATTGAGGACTCTCTGGGGGAAAGAATCTGGGTGGACAGTTCTCATTGTAAGAATTTTGTTGACAACATCCAGACTGCTTTTGGCACCAAGATGCCCCCAAAGAGTATGCTACTGCAGGCTGACACTGGGCGCTCTGGTGGAGATCTCAGCGCAG GTAGCAGCCCTCATCCCTCAACCCCAGACGAGGATGACAGCCAGACTGAATTGCTGATAGCAGAGGAGAAACTGAGTCCTGAGGACGATGGGCAGGTTATGCCGAG GTATGAGGAACTGGCTGAGAGCGTGGAAGACTATGTGCTGGACGTCCTCAGGGATCAGCTGAACCGCAGGCAGCCGATGGACAACGTGTCCCGAAACCTGCTCCGTCTGCTCACAGCCACCTGCGGCTACAAGGAGGCACGACTCATGGCTGTGCAGAGGCTTGAGATGTGGCTCCAGAACCCAAAG CTGACTCGACCAGCTCAAGACCTTCTCATGTCTCTATGTATGAACTGCAACACCCATGGGGCAGATGACATGGAGGTGATCTCCAACCTGATCAAGATCCGACTAAAACCCAAAGTCCTCCTTAATCACTACATGCTCTGTGTCAG GGAGCTGCTAAATGCACACAGAGACAACCTGGGCACCATGGTGAAGCTGGTGATCTTCAATGAGCTGTCCAATGCCAGGAATCCCAACAACATGCAAGTCCTCCACACAGTGCTGCAGCACAGCCCAGAGCAGGCTCCAAAG TTCTTGGCCATGGTGTTCCAGGACCTGCTAACAAATAAAGATGATTACCTCCGTGCCTCCCGAGCGCTGCTGAGAGAGATCATCAAACAGACCAAGCATGAGATCAACTTCCAGTCCTTCTGCTTGGGTTTAAtgcaggagagaaaggaggcCACCTATGTGGACATGGAGTTCAAA GAGCGTTTTGTTATCCAGGTGACAGATTTGCTAACTGTCTCCATGATGCTGGGCATCACTGCCCAGGTCAAAGAAGCTGGCATTGCATGGgacaaaggagagaagaaga ATCTGGAGGGCCTGAGGTCGTTTCAGAATCAGATAGCTGCCATCCAGAGAGACGCCGTGTGGTGGCTTCACACCGTGGTTCCCACTATCAGCAAAGTTGGCGCAAAAGACTACGTCCACTG CCTTCACAAAGTGCTTTTCACAGAGCAACCTGAGACCTATTACAAGTGGGACAACTGGCCACCTGAGAGCGACAGAAA TTTCTTCCTTCGCCTCTGCTCCGAGGTGCCCCTGCTGGAGGACACGCTGATGCGCATTCTGGTGATTGGGCTGTCGCGTGATTTGCCCCTGGGCCCAGCTGATGCCATGGAGCTTGCAGATCACCTGGTTAAGAGGGCTGCTGGAGTTCAATCTGATG ATCTAGATGTTTTGAGAGTGGAGAGGATCCAACTCATCGACGCAGTGCTGAACCTGTGTACATACCACCACCCAGAGAACATTCAGCTGCCTGCAGG GTATCAGCCGCCAAATTTGGCTATATCCACGCTGTATTGGAAGGCATGGCTTCTGTTGCTTGTGGTGGCTGCATTCAATCCACAGAAGATAG gtTTGGCTGCGTGGGATGGCTATCCCACACTGAAAATGCTCATGGAGATGGTTATGACAAA TAACTATTCCTACCCTCCTTGCACCATTGCGGATGAGGACACAAAGACGGAGATGATCAACCGCGAGCTGCAGATCTCCCAAAGGGAGAAACAAGAAATCCTGGCCTTTGAGAGCCACTTGGCAGCAGCTTCCACCAAACAGACCATCACAGAAAGCAACAGCTTGCTGTTGTCCCAGCTCACCAGTCTGGACCCACA GGGGCCTCCTCGTCGACCTCCACCTGCGGTCCAGGAGCAGGTGAAAACCCTCAACCAGTCTCTGCGCCTGGGCCATCTCCTCTGCCGCAGCCGCAACCCAGACTTCCTGCTCAACATCATCCAGAGACAG gcGTCCTCTCAGTCCATGCCATGGCTGGCTGACTTGGTCCAGTCCAGCGAGGGGTCCTTGGATGTGCTGCCCGTGCAGTGCCTGTGTGAATTCCTTCTCCATGATGCTGCGGATGACAGCCTGCCAATTGAGGATGAGGACGAAGGAGAGAGCAAAGAGCAGAAGGCCAAGAAGAGACAA AGACAGCAAAAGCAAAGGCAGCTTCTTGGACGGCTCCAGGATCTGTTGTTGGGTCCTAAGGCTGACGAACAGACAACATGCGAAGTGCTGGACTACTTTCTGCGTCGTCTCAGCTCTTCTCAGGTGGCATCGAGAGTCCTGGCTATGAAG GGTTTGTCTTTGGTGCTGAGTGAAGGAGGTCTTAAGGATGGAGAGGAGCGGGACCAGCCCATGGAGGAAGACTCTGCAGATGCTGAGCTCTTACCAGGTTACCAGTGGCTGCTGCAAGACCTGCCGAAGCTTCCCCTGTTTGACAGCGTCAGGGGCATGACGTCCACCGCCCTGCAGCAG GCTATTCACATGGAGACAGATCCACAGACGATCAGTGCCTATCTCATCtatctatcccagcatgcaccagTGGAAGAGCAGGCTGCGCATAATGATCTGGCTCTG GATGTGGCTCGGCTAATCGTGGAGCGTTCCACCATCATGAACAACCTGTTCTCCAAGCACTCCTGCAGGCCTGAGTCTGACGCTGTGCTCTCTGCTTTCCTCACCATCTTCTCTTCCTACAtcaggaggatgaggaagaccAAGGAGGGAGAGGACCTCTACAGCTGG tcagaATCTCAGGACCAGGTGTTTCTGCGCTGGACTACAGGAGAGACAGCCACGATGCACATCCTGGTAGTCCATGCCATGGTCATCCTGCTGACTCTGGGGCCGCCCAAAG GAGAGAGTGACTTCTACTCTCTTTTGGACATTTGGTTTCCCGACAAGAAGCCTCTCCCCACCGCCTTCCTGGTTGACACCTCAGAGGAGGCCCTTCTGCTACCTGATTGGTTGAAACTGAGGATGATCCGATCAGAGGTTTCACGATTGGTCGATGCAG CTTTGCAAGACCTGGAGCCTCAGCAGCTGCTACTGTTTGTGCAGTCCTTTGGCATCCCAGTATCCAGCATGAGTAAACTACTGCAGTACCTGGACCAGGCTGTCTCCCATGATCCACAGACACTGGAACAGAACATCATGGACAAGC ACTACATGGCCCATCTGGTTGAGGTGCAGCATGAGCGAGGTGCCACTGGGGGGCACACTTTCCACACACTACTcagctcctctctgcctccacacAGAG ATTCTTCTGAAGTGAGTAAGTCCAAAGTTACCGTGGAAACCCCCCATAGCTCTGTGAAGATGagggcagccaatcagattcctgTGATCGGGCCTGAAGATGACCTCACTGGCATGATGCTTCAG ATATTCCCCTTAAAGGTGGACGCTCGCTGGCACGGCCCTCCTCCCAACCAGCTCTCCCTGGCCTTGCAGCAGGCACTGGCTAAAGAGCTGATCCGGGCCAAGCAGGGCCACATTCAGCAGGGCGGGTTGGCAATTCGCCTCCTACAGGCCATAGCAGCCCTGCTCACCTCTGCCCATGCAGGGCCCATCGTCATGGCAATGCACCGCAACCAcgccctctcctgtcctctgaTGCGCCAACTCCACCTCTACCAG CGCCTCGTGTCCCAGGACCTTGCTTTCTCCTCACTGTTCCTCAAAGTCATTGTGGAAATGTTGACCTGGTTAGAGAACCCACCTGTGGAGGCAGGGCCACTAAAGACGCTTCTCAAATCCTTTGCTGGCCAGTATTCTCACAAACACAGGCTCAGTGACG TGCGTACAGGTTTCCTCCACCTGGCTGAGGCTCTGGCATATCGCAGGGACACTGAGGTGCCAGTGAGAGCCGTCATTGCAATGCTAAAGGCCGGAGAGAGATGTAATGCAGAGGCTGAGCTCATTGGCAAAG TGTTACAGGGGCTGATGGAGGTGAAGTCGCCTTACTTGGAGGAGCTGCTGTCTCTGTTGATGACTATTGGTACACAGAATGGGACAGCTGgccctgttgccatggtgatttcACTGCTGCTTCAGGAGAGTGAGGAGCGAGCTGTGAAAAAGGAAGTCGATTCTAACAA CAGCTCTGAGGTGACGAGGACAGGACTGAGTTCTGGGCTGCTGGTTGATTGGCTGGAACATCTCGACCCTGAGGTCACTTCGGTGTGTCCAGACCTTCAACAGAAACTGCTGTTTGCCCTCAACAAG GGACGAGGCTCCCCTGCCTACAGACCCTACCTGTTAGCCTTGCTTACCCATCAGTCGAACTGGACGACCCTCCTGCAGTGCATCAGCGCTCTTCTCAGCAAGCGCAGAGACCAGAG ACTGGACCCGTCATCAGCCCTGGATTTCCTGTGGGCTTGCAGCCACATCCCGCGTATCTGGCAGGGACGTGACCAGAAGATCCCTCAA aagaaaacagagaagtTTGTGCTGCGGCTGAACCCGGAGGAGCTCATCAGCCTGGTGGACTTGATTCTATCAGAGTCGGAGCTGAATGGTCGCGACTCACCCCTCGACAAAAGCACCCTGGACCAGGCCTCCTGCTCCCTCATCCAGTCCAGGCTGCCCCTGCTTCACTCCTGCTGCAACGGAGATCTGGAAAACATCAAGAAACTCTCAGAGTACCTCATCAATTGCACAAAGAAATGGGAGGACAG tgcaaTGAGTAAGCGGTGCCAGAACCTGCTGCTCCAGATCTACCTGCACTTCCCTGAGGTCATCCAGCATGTGACCCTGCCTGACACCACCTTCAGTAGCGGGGGGGCTGCAGACGGCAGCAGCTGCAAG cttGACGTCCTGGTCCATCGCCTGGTCACATTGCTTGCTGATACAGGAGACTCAAAGTCTGCTGAGAGCCGAATGTCTGACGCCAACCTCGCCTGCAGGAAGCTGGCTGTGTCCCACCCTGTCCTTCTGCTCAG ACACCTGCCCATGATTGCGGGTCTCCTACACGGTCGCATTCACCTCAACCTGCGGGAGTTTCGGCAGCAAAACCACCTGACGTTCTTCACCAACGCTCTGGCcatcctggagctgctgcagccgCTTGTTTTCCACAGCGACCACCAGAGGGCACTGCAAGACTGCCTTCTCTCCTTCATGAAGGTCCTTCAG AACTTTCAGAGGAGTCGTTCTCCACTGGTCTTCATCAATAAGTTTCTCCAGTTCACGCAAAAGTACATTACCCATGATGCAGCTGCCGCCATTCCCTATCTACAGAAGCACTCTGACATCTTGCA GGCTCTGTGCTCGGAAAACCCAGACCTGGTCCAGCTGAAGTCTCTGCTGGCTGGACTCACTTTACCAGTGAAGAGCTCTTCTGCGGAGATTACTGCTGAAGACAGAGATG ACGACTCGTCCGCTGGCTCCCTGCCCCTCGTCAACATATCGGCGTCTGTGTCACTGACTGCAGCTGACATGACTTTGTACCTGAAAAAGATGTCCAGAGGAGAGGCAGTCGAGG ATGTGCTGGAGGTGTTGACGGAGGTGGATGAGAAGTCTAGGAGGAGTCCAGAGATCATCCAGTACTTCATT AACGATCTCCAGAGACTAATGGCTTCCTCTGAGGAGCTGTGTCGGAACATGGCCTTCAGCCTGGCGCTGCGCTGTATCCAGAACAATCCCTG CCTGGCAACAGACTTCCTGCCCACTTTCATGTACTGTATGGGCAGCGGTAACTTTGACGTGGTGCAGACTGCTCTCAGGAATCTTCCAGAATATGTGCTTCTCTGTCAAG aaCATGCAGACATCTTGCTCCACAAGGCGTTTTTAGTGGGCATCTATGGACAAATTGACACCAGTTCAATGATCTCAGAGTCGATGAAGGTCCTTCATATGGAAGCAACAACATAA